The following proteins are encoded in a genomic region of Phragmites australis chromosome 9, lpPhrAust1.1, whole genome shotgun sequence:
- the LOC133928859 gene encoding autophagy-related protein 18g-like isoform X2, translating into MRRGKGGRNGLLPSSLRIISSCLKTVSSNAGSVASTVRSAGASVAASIAPQAEDEKDQIYCFDAVTLENKLSVLSYPLQGTPGVNIGYGPMSVGPRWLAYATNTPLLSNTGRLSPQNLTPSPGVSPSTSPSSGSLVARYAMESSKQIAAGIINLGDMGYKTLSKYCQELMPDGSNATLSSSPGRRSGKIPSNVNPLEADNAGMVVIKDFTSKVVISQFRAHTSPISALCFDPSGTLLVTASVHGHNINVFRIMLTSIANGSSAKCYDWTASHVHLYKLYRGMTAAVIQDISFSHFSQWIAIVSSRGTCHIFTMSPFGGDASLQPQNSHSDGPPLAPCQSRPWWSKSSFLTDQQLHQVPSTVTNSVVSRIKNSTSGWLNTVSNVAASASGKLSVPSGAVTAVFHNSIYQGSLPVPSKANALEHLLVYSPSGHVIQHELLPSSASESSDSSPRVGSVPNSQLQDDELHVTAEPIQWWDVCRRTNWPERDENIANIVFYNQRNSMMAMDASDCEDSELSDSIPSNDGMSGKEIMRVRERSSWYLSNAEVQISSWRIPIWQKSKICFYVMDHPAAESGETVDIGGEIEIEKLLLHEVEIRRRELLPVFKQFQYSERIYSDRNHANGGFRNALSHIGNSQNHSVKDNGEYESEPVSPESGFYTDMRKTANMNGLARQSLSGPSSAVTLQQGGEFNSIESPKAAKLTAHHKVENESSGYVSTPTNASTIMPQDRERVDCVPSHIRPLNSYSLLDGSLDTGVLSPANGVSCNPEITNNSLVSNGASTDIPNGCLTSIDSGQQGASDSHNSVEFTQYFQEGYCKISELDDCRELTEAVTDADSSSSHCEREKPEEDGDNDDMVGGVFAFSEEG; encoded by the exons atgAGGCGGGGGAAAGGGGGAAGGAATGGGCTGCTCCCGAGCTCGCTGCGGATCATATCGTCGTGCCTCAAGACGGTCTCGTCCAACGCCGGCTCCGTCGCGTCCACGGTGCGCTCGGCCGGCGCCTCCGTCGCCGCCTCTATCGCCCCACAGGCCGAGGACGAGAAGGACCAG ATCTACTGCTTTGATGCTGTTACTCTTGAGAACAAGCTCAGCGTCTTGTCATATCCTTTGCAAGGTACTCCTGGGGTAAATATTGGATATGGCCCGATGTCTGTTGGCCCAAGATGGTTAGCGTATGCCACAAATACCCCTTTGTTGTCAAACACAGGTCGTCTTAGTCCACAGAACCTTACACCTTCACCAGGAGTGAGCCCATCTACTTCTCCTAGCAGCGGAAGCTTAGTTGCTAGATATGCAATGGAGTCTAGCAAGCAAATAGCTGCTGGTATTATTAATCTTGGTGATATGGGATATAAAACATTGTCAAAGTACTGCCAGGAACTTATGCCTGATGGTTCTAATGCCACTTTGTCATCAAGCCCAGGCAGGAGATCTGGTAAAATTCCTTCCAATGTAAATCCACTGGAAGCTGACAATGCAGGAATG GTAgtcatcaaggatttcaccTCCAAAGTTGTTATCTCACAGTTTAGGGCTCACACAAGTCCCATATCTGCTCTTTGTTTCGACCCAAGTGGAACACTTCTGGTCACAGCATCGGTTCATGGCCATAACATAAATGTTTTCAGGATCATGCTGACCAGCATTGCTAATGGCTCGAGCGCAAAATGCTATGATTGGACAGCGTCTCATGTTCACCTTTATAAACTGTATCGTGGCATGACAGCAGCT GTTATACAGGACATTTCTTTTAGTCATTTTAGTCAGTGGATAGCTATTGTTTCATCACGAGGAACTTGCCATATTTTTACAATGTCTCCTTTTGGTGGTGATGCCAGTCTGCAGCCACAGAATTCCCACAGTGATGGGCCACCTCTTGCCCCATGTCAGTCAAGGCCATGGTGGTCAAAGTCATCCTTTCTTACGGATCAACAGCTTCATCAAGTGCCATCAACTGTTACAAACTCAGTAGTCAGTAGGATTAAAAATAGTACTTCTGGTTGGCTAAATACTGTCAGTAATGTTGCTGCTTCTGCAAGTGGAAAACTATCTGTACCATCTGGTGCCGTTACTGCTGTTTTCCACAATTCTATTTACCAAGGTTCTTTGCCGGTCCCATCAAAGGCTAACGCTTTGGAGCATCTATTGGTATATTCACCGTCTGGTCATGTTATTCAACATGAACTTTTACCTTCTTCAGCTTCTGAGTCCTCTGATAGCAGTCCAAGAGTTGGTTCAGTTCCTAACTCGCAACTCCAAGATGATGAGTTGCATGTTACTGCTGAACCAATTCAATGGTGGGATGTGTGTCGTAGGACAAACTGGCCAGAAAGAGATGAAAACATTGCAAACATTGTATTCTATAACCAAAGAAACAGTATGATGGCTATGGATGCTTCTGATTGTGAAGATAGCGAACTTTCAGATTCCATTCCATCAAATGATGGTATGTCTGGGAAAGAGATTATGAGAGTCCGAGAAAGATCAAGCTGGTATCTGTCAAATGCAGAAGTACAGATAAGCTCATGGAGGATTCCCATCTGGCAGAAATCTAAG ATTTGCTTCTATGTGATGGACCATCCTGCTGCAGAGTCAGGGGAAACAGTTGACATTGGTGGAGAAATTGAGATTGAGAAGTTGCTTCTTCACGAGGTTGAAATCAGGAGAAGGGAATTGCTCCCTGTATTCAAGCAGTTCCAATATTCTGAGCGGATTTATAGTGACAG GAATCATGCAAATGGAGGTTTTCGGAATGCCTTGTCTCACATTGGCAATTCACAGAATCACTCTGTAAAGGATAATGGTGAATACGAATCCGAGCCAGTGTCCCCTGAATCTGGATTTTACACTG ATATGAGGAAAACAGCGAACATGAATGGTTTAGCTAGGCAGTCATTGTCTGGACCTAGCTCTGCTGTGACTTTGCAGCAAGGGGGGGAGTTCAATTCTATTGAATCCCCTAAAGCTGCAAAGTTGACTGCCCATCACAAAGTAGAGAATGAGAGCAGTGGCTATGTATCAACTCCAACAAATGCATCTACCATCATGCCAcaagatagagagagagtggaTTGTGTACCGTCACATATTAGACCATTGAATAGCTATTCCCTCTTGGATGGATCTCTTGATACTGGAGTGTTGTCTCCTGCAAATGGTGTATCATGCAATCCTGAAATAACCAACAATTCCTTGGTCAGCAACGGTGCAAGCACTGACATACCTAATGGGTGTCTCACCAGTATTGATTCTGGACAGCAGGGGGCGTCTGATTCTCACAACTCAGTCGAGTTTACCCAGTATTTCCAAGAGGGCTATTGTAAAATATCAGAACTCGATGACTGCCGTGAGTTAACTGAAGCTGTTACTGATGctgacagcagcagcagccactgcGAGAGAGAGAAGCCTGAGGAAGATGGGGATAACGATGACATGGTTGGAGGAGTTTTTGCCTTCAGTGAAGAag GTTGA
- the LOC133928859 gene encoding autophagy-related protein 18h-like isoform X1, with translation MRRGKGGRNGLLPSSLRIISSCLKTVSSNAGSVASTVRSAGASVAASIAPQAEDEKDQVLWAGFDKLELHPSSFKHVLLVGYSNGFQVLDVEDAANVCELVSKRDGPVTFLQMQPTPVSSEGTEGFRASHPMLLVVAGDETNGLGAVQGGRLSALIRETNSEPQTGNCISAPTVVRFYSLRSHTYVHVLRFRSAVYLVRCSPRIVAVALAAQIYCFDAVTLENKLSVLSYPLQGTPGVNIGYGPMSVGPRWLAYATNTPLLSNTGRLSPQNLTPSPGVSPSTSPSSGSLVARYAMESSKQIAAGIINLGDMGYKTLSKYCQELMPDGSNATLSSSPGRRSGKIPSNVNPLEADNAGMVVIKDFTSKVVISQFRAHTSPISALCFDPSGTLLVTASVHGHNINVFRIMLTSIANGSSAKCYDWTASHVHLYKLYRGMTAAVIQDISFSHFSQWIAIVSSRGTCHIFTMSPFGGDASLQPQNSHSDGPPLAPCQSRPWWSKSSFLTDQQLHQVPSTVTNSVVSRIKNSTSGWLNTVSNVAASASGKLSVPSGAVTAVFHNSIYQGSLPVPSKANALEHLLVYSPSGHVIQHELLPSSASESSDSSPRVGSVPNSQLQDDELHVTAEPIQWWDVCRRTNWPERDENIANIVFYNQRNSMMAMDASDCEDSELSDSIPSNDGMSGKEIMRVRERSSWYLSNAEVQISSWRIPIWQKSKICFYVMDHPAAESGETVDIGGEIEIEKLLLHEVEIRRRELLPVFKQFQYSERIYSDRNHANGGFRNALSHIGNSQNHSVKDNGEYESEPVSPESGFYTDMRKTANMNGLARQSLSGPSSAVTLQQGGEFNSIESPKAAKLTAHHKVENESSGYVSTPTNASTIMPQDRERVDCVPSHIRPLNSYSLLDGSLDTGVLSPANGVSCNPEITNNSLVSNGASTDIPNGCLTSIDSGQQGASDSHNSVEFTQYFQEGYCKISELDDCRELTEAVTDADSSSSHCEREKPEEDGDNDDMVGGVFAFSEEG, from the exons atgAGGCGGGGGAAAGGGGGAAGGAATGGGCTGCTCCCGAGCTCGCTGCGGATCATATCGTCGTGCCTCAAGACGGTCTCGTCCAACGCCGGCTCCGTCGCGTCCACGGTGCGCTCGGCCGGCGCCTCCGTCGCCGCCTCTATCGCCCCACAGGCCGAGGACGAGAAGGACCAG GTTTTGTGGGCTGGGTTCGATAAATTAGAGCTCCATCCATCATCATTCAAGCATGTTCTGCTCGTTGGTTATTCAAATGGGTTTCAAGtgcttgatgttgaggatgctgCAAATGTTTGCGAATTGGTCTCAAAACGTGATGGCCCAGTTACATTTTTACAAATGCAACCCACTCCAGTTAGCTCTGAGGGTACTGAAGGATTCCGAGCATCACATCCCATGCTTCTGGTTGTTGCTGGTGATGAGACAAATGGCCTGGGTGCGGTTCAAGGTGGTCGCCTAAGCGCACTGATCAGAGAAACTAACAGTGAACCTCAAACAGGAAATTGCATTTCTGCCCCCACGGTTGTTCGCTTCTACTCTTTGAGGTCTCACACCTATGTACATGTTCTTCGATTTCGGTCTGCTGTATATTTAGTTCGCTGCAGCCCACGGATTGTTGCTGTAGCTCTTGCAGCACAA ATCTACTGCTTTGATGCTGTTACTCTTGAGAACAAGCTCAGCGTCTTGTCATATCCTTTGCAAGGTACTCCTGGGGTAAATATTGGATATGGCCCGATGTCTGTTGGCCCAAGATGGTTAGCGTATGCCACAAATACCCCTTTGTTGTCAAACACAGGTCGTCTTAGTCCACAGAACCTTACACCTTCACCAGGAGTGAGCCCATCTACTTCTCCTAGCAGCGGAAGCTTAGTTGCTAGATATGCAATGGAGTCTAGCAAGCAAATAGCTGCTGGTATTATTAATCTTGGTGATATGGGATATAAAACATTGTCAAAGTACTGCCAGGAACTTATGCCTGATGGTTCTAATGCCACTTTGTCATCAAGCCCAGGCAGGAGATCTGGTAAAATTCCTTCCAATGTAAATCCACTGGAAGCTGACAATGCAGGAATG GTAgtcatcaaggatttcaccTCCAAAGTTGTTATCTCACAGTTTAGGGCTCACACAAGTCCCATATCTGCTCTTTGTTTCGACCCAAGTGGAACACTTCTGGTCACAGCATCGGTTCATGGCCATAACATAAATGTTTTCAGGATCATGCTGACCAGCATTGCTAATGGCTCGAGCGCAAAATGCTATGATTGGACAGCGTCTCATGTTCACCTTTATAAACTGTATCGTGGCATGACAGCAGCT GTTATACAGGACATTTCTTTTAGTCATTTTAGTCAGTGGATAGCTATTGTTTCATCACGAGGAACTTGCCATATTTTTACAATGTCTCCTTTTGGTGGTGATGCCAGTCTGCAGCCACAGAATTCCCACAGTGATGGGCCACCTCTTGCCCCATGTCAGTCAAGGCCATGGTGGTCAAAGTCATCCTTTCTTACGGATCAACAGCTTCATCAAGTGCCATCAACTGTTACAAACTCAGTAGTCAGTAGGATTAAAAATAGTACTTCTGGTTGGCTAAATACTGTCAGTAATGTTGCTGCTTCTGCAAGTGGAAAACTATCTGTACCATCTGGTGCCGTTACTGCTGTTTTCCACAATTCTATTTACCAAGGTTCTTTGCCGGTCCCATCAAAGGCTAACGCTTTGGAGCATCTATTGGTATATTCACCGTCTGGTCATGTTATTCAACATGAACTTTTACCTTCTTCAGCTTCTGAGTCCTCTGATAGCAGTCCAAGAGTTGGTTCAGTTCCTAACTCGCAACTCCAAGATGATGAGTTGCATGTTACTGCTGAACCAATTCAATGGTGGGATGTGTGTCGTAGGACAAACTGGCCAGAAAGAGATGAAAACATTGCAAACATTGTATTCTATAACCAAAGAAACAGTATGATGGCTATGGATGCTTCTGATTGTGAAGATAGCGAACTTTCAGATTCCATTCCATCAAATGATGGTATGTCTGGGAAAGAGATTATGAGAGTCCGAGAAAGATCAAGCTGGTATCTGTCAAATGCAGAAGTACAGATAAGCTCATGGAGGATTCCCATCTGGCAGAAATCTAAG ATTTGCTTCTATGTGATGGACCATCCTGCTGCAGAGTCAGGGGAAACAGTTGACATTGGTGGAGAAATTGAGATTGAGAAGTTGCTTCTTCACGAGGTTGAAATCAGGAGAAGGGAATTGCTCCCTGTATTCAAGCAGTTCCAATATTCTGAGCGGATTTATAGTGACAG GAATCATGCAAATGGAGGTTTTCGGAATGCCTTGTCTCACATTGGCAATTCACAGAATCACTCTGTAAAGGATAATGGTGAATACGAATCCGAGCCAGTGTCCCCTGAATCTGGATTTTACACTG ATATGAGGAAAACAGCGAACATGAATGGTTTAGCTAGGCAGTCATTGTCTGGACCTAGCTCTGCTGTGACTTTGCAGCAAGGGGGGGAGTTCAATTCTATTGAATCCCCTAAAGCTGCAAAGTTGACTGCCCATCACAAAGTAGAGAATGAGAGCAGTGGCTATGTATCAACTCCAACAAATGCATCTACCATCATGCCAcaagatagagagagagtggaTTGTGTACCGTCACATATTAGACCATTGAATAGCTATTCCCTCTTGGATGGATCTCTTGATACTGGAGTGTTGTCTCCTGCAAATGGTGTATCATGCAATCCTGAAATAACCAACAATTCCTTGGTCAGCAACGGTGCAAGCACTGACATACCTAATGGGTGTCTCACCAGTATTGATTCTGGACAGCAGGGGGCGTCTGATTCTCACAACTCAGTCGAGTTTACCCAGTATTTCCAAGAGGGCTATTGTAAAATATCAGAACTCGATGACTGCCGTGAGTTAACTGAAGCTGTTACTGATGctgacagcagcagcagccactgcGAGAGAGAGAAGCCTGAGGAAGATGGGGATAACGATGACATGGTTGGAGGAGTTTTTGCCTTCAGTGAAGAag GTTGA